A genomic window from Pyxicephalus adspersus chromosome 2, UCB_Pads_2.0, whole genome shotgun sequence includes:
- the LOC140324407 gene encoding beta-1,3-galactosyl-O-glycosyl-glycoprotein beta-1,6-N-acetylglucosaminyltransferase 3-like, with translation MSLCDFRRHRCFLHKLLILILLASSGIFLFKYTYKPCTLQDLRDGTNSAKNQICKDKLYRLLRLSPEEHHELNCSRIMKGDSDAIRKALEVNADFKKKSIYLNEQWYLNLTADCQKFKDYRKYLTIPMDKKEEDFPIAYSMVIHENIEMFERLLRAIYVPQNIYCVHVDEKSPVQFKEAVKAITSCFDNVFVASKTEKVIYASWSRVQADLNCMEDLLKSNIQWKYLINTCGSDFPIKSNAEIVHVLQTLNGKNTMESEKPSQIKLNRWKYHFKVDNSISKTDIEKMPPPITTPMFTGSAYIVVSRDFVKYIFEDSQVQQFINWTKDTYSPDEHLWATLNRMPGVPGSSPSHGKYEQSDMNAKARMVKWSYDEGDISKGAAYPLCTGIHRRAVCVYGAGDLSWLIKQHHLFANKFDPKVDNTALQCMEEYLRHKTLYKNNL, from the coding sequence ATGTCTCTGTGTGACTTCAGGAGACATAGGTGCTTTCTTCATAAGCTTCTGATCTTGATTCTACTAGCTTCctctggcatttttttatttaaatatacatacaaaccATGCACATTACAAGACCTTCGAGATGGCACAAATAGTGCAAAGAATCAGATCTGTAAAGATAAGCTTTATCGTCTTCTAAGACTGAGCCCAGAGGAACACCATGAGCTAAATTGTTCCAGGATTATGAAGGGGGACTCTGATGCTATAAGAAAGGCGTTGGAGGTTAATGCTGATTTTAAGAAGAAGAGCATCTATTTAAATGAACAATGGTATTTAAACCTGACTGCAGACTGCCAAAAGTTCAAAGATTATAGGAAATATCTTACTATCCCTATGGACAAAAAAGAAGAGGATTTTCCTATTGCATATTCAATGGTCATTCATGAGAATATTGAGATGTTTGAAAGGCTTTTGAGAGCAATTTATGTTCCTCAGAACATCTATTGTGTTCACGTGGATGAAAAATCTCCAGTGCAGTTCAAGGAGGCAGTGAAAGCTATAACCTCATGCTTTGATAATGTTTTTGTGGCATCTAAAACAGAGAAAGTAATCTATGCTTCTTGGTCAAGAGTCCAGGCTGATCTTAACTGCATGGAGGACCTGCTAAAAAGTAACATTCAATGGAAGTACCTTATAAATACATGTGGCTCAGACTTCCCAATAAAATCCAATGCTGAAATTGTGCATGTTCTTCAAACattaaatggaaaaaacacaatGGAATCTGAAAAGCCATCTCAAATAAAACTAAATCGCTGGAAATATCACTTTAAAGTAGACAATTCCATTTCAAAAACTGATATTGAAAAGATGCCACCACCGATTACAACCCCAATGTTCACGGGAAGCGCTTACATTGTAGTGTCCAGAGACTTTGTCAAGTACATTTTCGAAGATTCGCAAGTTCAACAGTTTATAAATTGGACCAAAGACACTTACAGTCCGGATGAGCATCTTTGGGCTACTTTAAACAGAATGCCTGGTGTTCCTGGTTCCTCTCCCTCCCATGGAAAGTATGAACAATCAGACATGAATGCAAAGGCTAGAATGGTTAAGTGGTCATACGATGAAGGTGACATAAGTAAAGGGGCTGCTTATCCCCTGTGCACTGGAATTCACAGACGGGCAGTGTGTGTCTATGGTGCTGGAGATCTCAGCTGGTTAATTAAACAGCATCATCTGTTTGCCAACAAATTTGACCCAAAGGTAGATAACACTGCCTTGCAATGCATGGAGGAATATTTAAGACATAAAACTTTATACAAGAATAATTTATAG